The Nerophis lumbriciformis linkage group LG34, RoL_Nlum_v2.1, whole genome shotgun sequence genome includes a window with the following:
- the LOC133576156 gene encoding uncharacterized protein isoform X2 has protein sequence MDVSNPSQYQMAAQHADVLCGSCPPGSVPQTGALWPAQVSGTTFPSWPGQAAQVAQPAFPPQPAPCWTGQPNTPCWLGTQPLPVSGVTPVPVPPQTVTPSPSPTTNMIPAPTQTMVPSSNPNCQPCWPGTQYQPLQPPAPVQPLVPYQVPAVSPVPVPPAPAPVSVPAPAPVPNLHPNMPGWATHPGWPYNPGQSGWPGQNPSLVPQHWLPPTSGPLSVPYNLNLSRGVYDKMMMTLLGQVKPNAKMFTVNFLRGNDIAFHINPRFSEGGKQVLVRNHKVGERWGSEERDLKGPFPFALGSPFEMKILCTQESFRVAVNNIPLFEFRHRVRELNQINRINILHDVVLTFIHVETLP, from the exons ATGGACGTAAGTAACCCTTCACAATATCAGATGGCAGCACAG CATGCTGATGTTCTGTGTGGCAGCTGCCCGCCTGGTTCTGTCCCACAGACTGGCGCCTTGTGGCCTGCTCAGGTTTCTGGGACCACGTTCCCTTCATGGCCCGGACAAGCCGCCCAGGTTGCCCAACCCGCCTTTCCTCCTCAGCCGGCTCCATGCTGGACCGGCCAGCCTAACACTCCCTGCTGGCTTGGAACTCAACCATTACCAGTCTCTGGAGTCACCCCTGTTCCAGTCCCGCCTCAGACCGTAACACCCTCCCCTTCCCCAACCACAAACATGATCCCGGCTCCTACTCAGACCATGGTGCCATCTTCGAATCCTAACTGCCAGCCTTGTTGGCCAGGCACCCAGTACCAGCCTCTCCAGCCACCGGCTCCTGTTCAACCCCTAGTACCCTACCAGGTTCCAGCTGTATCTCCTGTTCCTGTACCACCAGCACCAGCCCCTGTTTCTGTCCCTGCACCTGCTCCTGTTCCAAACCTACATCCAAATATGCCAGGTTGGGCCACCCACCCAGGTTGGCCTTACAACCCAGGACAGTCAGGATGGCCCGGTCAGAACCCGTCCTTGGTGCCCCAACACTGGCTTCCGCCCACATCTGGACCGCTG AGCGTTCCCTACAACCTGAACCTGTCCAGAGGAGTGTACGACAAGATGATGATGACCCTCCTGGGCCAAGTGAAACCAAACGCTAAGAT GTTCACGGTGAACTTCCTGAGAGGAAACGACATCGCCTTCCACATCAACCCTCGCTTCAGTGAGGGCGGCAAACAGGTGCTGGTGCGCAACCACAAAGTGGGCGAGCGCTGGGGGTCTGAAGAGCGAGACTTGAAGGGACCTTTCCCCTTCGCCCTGGGGAGCCCCTTTGAG ATGAAGATCCTGTGCACGCAGGAGTCGTTCCGCGTGGCGGTCAACAACATTCCGCTGTTTGAGTTTCGACACCGCGTCAGAGAGCTCAACCAGATCAACCGCATCAACATCCTGCACGACGTCGTCCTCACCTTCATTCACGTCGAGACGCTTCCATAG
- the LOC133576156 gene encoding uncharacterized protein isoform X1, translated as MDLLSSILSTLSLPRISIVDPDPLPSPPSQHADVLCGSCPPGSVPQTGALWPAQVSGTTFPSWPGQAAQVAQPAFPPQPAPCWTGQPNTPCWLGTQPLPVSGVTPVPVPPQTVTPSPSPTTNMIPAPTQTMVPSSNPNCQPCWPGTQYQPLQPPAPVQPLVPYQVPAVSPVPVPPAPAPVSVPAPAPVPNLHPNMPGWATHPGWPYNPGQSGWPGQNPSLVPQHWLPPTSGPLSVPYNLNLSRGVYDKMMMTLLGQVKPNAKMFTVNFLRGNDIAFHINPRFSEGGKQVLVRNHKVGERWGSEERDLKGPFPFALGSPFEMKILCTQESFRVAVNNIPLFEFRHRVRELNQINRINILHDVVLTFIHVETLP; from the exons ATGGAC TTGTTGTCGTCCATCCTATCAACCCTCTCTCTCCCTCGTATCTCCATCGTCGACCCCGACCCTCTGCCCTCCCCACCTTCTCAGCATGCTGATGTTCTGTGTGGCAGCTGCCCGCCTGGTTCTGTCCCACAGACTGGCGCCTTGTGGCCTGCTCAGGTTTCTGGGACCACGTTCCCTTCATGGCCCGGACAAGCCGCCCAGGTTGCCCAACCCGCCTTTCCTCCTCAGCCGGCTCCATGCTGGACCGGCCAGCCTAACACTCCCTGCTGGCTTGGAACTCAACCATTACCAGTCTCTGGAGTCACCCCTGTTCCAGTCCCGCCTCAGACCGTAACACCCTCCCCTTCCCCAACCACAAACATGATCCCGGCTCCTACTCAGACCATGGTGCCATCTTCGAATCCTAACTGCCAGCCTTGTTGGCCAGGCACCCAGTACCAGCCTCTCCAGCCACCGGCTCCTGTTCAACCCCTAGTACCCTACCAGGTTCCAGCTGTATCTCCTGTTCCTGTACCACCAGCACCAGCCCCTGTTTCTGTCCCTGCACCTGCTCCTGTTCCAAACCTACATCCAAATATGCCAGGTTGGGCCACCCACCCAGGTTGGCCTTACAACCCAGGACAGTCAGGATGGCCCGGTCAGAACCCGTCCTTGGTGCCCCAACACTGGCTTCCGCCCACATCTGGACCGCTG AGCGTTCCCTACAACCTGAACCTGTCCAGAGGAGTGTACGACAAGATGATGATGACCCTCCTGGGCCAAGTGAAACCAAACGCTAAGAT GTTCACGGTGAACTTCCTGAGAGGAAACGACATCGCCTTCCACATCAACCCTCGCTTCAGTGAGGGCGGCAAACAGGTGCTGGTGCGCAACCACAAAGTGGGCGAGCGCTGGGGGTCTGAAGAGCGAGACTTGAAGGGACCTTTCCCCTTCGCCCTGGGGAGCCCCTTTGAG ATGAAGATCCTGTGCACGCAGGAGTCGTTCCGCGTGGCGGTCAACAACATTCCGCTGTTTGAGTTTCGACACCGCGTCAGAGAGCTCAACCAGATCAACCGCATCAACATCCTGCACGACGTCGTCCTCACCTTCATTCACGTCGAGACGCTTCCATAG